Proteins from a single region of Hermetia illucens chromosome 3, iHerIll2.2.curated.20191125, whole genome shotgun sequence:
- the LOC119652514 gene encoding uncharacterized protein LOC119652514 — MRIQCVALYFTERMLSVILIVSLVASTQAVPHPKSDEPKILNNLPIENAQDKTTSVISLPHNDDISIKDNQFASSQILENPAYDPSLYQSFIPQDAVQQYVNQFGSPYGSYPSVYQNPGFAVQTGYEGYLVPTIPQPEESTSLTSIGFSLLQGFLSRSIIGWLTRAASYLVSALGVVVFGGALTTAICTFTPVCSITFAALPFLRLKETAKDITKTLGAEITADRVRRTAELVKEAIEKYSEMQKEFGAIEESSVQKIEKEIVEKHE, encoded by the exons ATGAGGATTCAGTGTGTTGCGTTGTATTTTACAGAAAGGATGTTGAGCgtaattttaatagttagtttAGTAGCCTCAACACAGGCAGTTCCTCACCCGAAAAGCGATGAACCCAAGATTCTTAATAATTTGCCTATAGAGAACGCTCAAGATAAAACGACTTCAGTTATTTCGCTTCCACACAATGATGACATATCAATAAAAGATAATCAGTTCGCATCATCCCAG ATTTTAGAGAACCCTGCATACGATCCATCCCTGTACCAATCATTCATACctcaagatgctgttcaacaaTACGTTAACCAATTCGGCAGCCCATATGGATCATATCCTTCAGTATATCAAAACCCGGGGTTCGCTGTTCAAACAGGGTACGAAGGATATTTAGTGCCTACGATCCCGCAGCCAGAAGAATCTACATCTCTAACCAGCATAGGTTTTTCATTGCTACAAGGATTCCTCTCTCGTTCAATAATTGGGTGGTTGACTAGGGCAGCATCCTATTTAGTTTCTGCATTAGGAGTTGTTGTGTTTGGAGGAGCACTCACAACTGCCATCTGCACATTTACTCCAGTTTGTTCTATTACCTTCGCAGCCCTGCCTTTCCTTCGACTCAAAGAAACTGCCAAGGATATTACAAAAACTCTAGGGGCTGAAATAACAGCTGATAGAGTGAGGCGGACAGCTGAACTTGTAAAGGAAGCTATTGAAAAATATAGTGAAATGCAAAAGGAGTTTGGAGCAATAGAGGAATCAAGCgtgcagaaaattgaaaaagaaatagtGGAAAAGCATGAATAG